The following coding sequences are from one Bradyrhizobium sp. WSM471 window:
- a CDS encoding Lrp/AsnC family transcriptional regulator, producing the protein MIPVDAFDLKILAALQDDGRLTNQELADLAGLSASQCSRRRMRLEEEKVIAGYHADLSSEALGFGVIAFIQVTLATHSPDNSKRFRALVNRIDEIQEAYSLTGDADYVLKAVLRDLKGLSNLVNDVLMPHQSVAHVRSSIVLDRLKESTRLPLKELKAG; encoded by the coding sequence ATGATTCCGGTGGACGCCTTCGACCTCAAGATCCTTGCCGCGCTCCAGGACGACGGCCGCCTCACCAACCAGGAACTCGCCGACCTCGCCGGGCTCTCGGCCTCGCAATGCTCGCGGCGACGGATGCGGCTGGAGGAGGAGAAGGTGATCGCGGGCTATCATGCCGATCTCTCCAGCGAGGCGCTCGGCTTCGGCGTGATCGCCTTCATCCAGGTCACGCTGGCGACCCACTCGCCGGACAATTCCAAGCGGTTTCGGGCTCTGGTCAACCGCATCGACGAGATCCAGGAGGCCTATTCGCTCACGGGCGACGCCGACTATGTGCTGAAAGCCGTGCTGCGCGACCTCAAGGGTCTCTCCAATCTCGTCAACGACGTGCTGATGCCGCACCAGAGCGTGGCGCATGTGCGCTCCTCGATCGTGCTCGACAGGCTGAAGGAGAGCACGCGGCTGCCGCTGAAGGAATTGAAGGCTGGCTGA
- the hppD gene encoding 4-hydroxyphenylpyruvate dioxygenase, giving the protein MGPFPHDAPPATISVDNPMGTDGFEFVEYAHPDPKELHALFKLMGYAPVARHRTKSITVYRQGDINYLVNEEPGTHGFDFVAAHGPCAPSMAFRVVDAKAAYDRAISLGAEPADVSSAQKTLDVPAIKGIGGSLLYFVDRYGAKGSAYDSEFEWLGVRDPRPAGAGLFYLDHLTHNVHRGRMDVWTGFYEKLFNFRQIRFFDIEGRASGLFSRALTSPDGKIRIPINEDAGDSGQIEEYLNIYRGEGIQHIACGCRDIYSTIEGLREAGLPFMPAPPETYFERIDARLPEHGEDLARLQKNGILIDGEGVVDGGQTKVLLQIFSANAIGPIFFEFIQRKGDDGFGEGNFKALFESIEEDQIRRGVLKVDAA; this is encoded by the coding sequence ATGGGTCCGTTTCCGCACGATGCACCGCCGGCCACGATCAGCGTCGACAATCCGATGGGCACCGACGGGTTCGAGTTCGTCGAATATGCGCATCCCGATCCGAAAGAGTTGCACGCGCTGTTCAAGCTGATGGGCTATGCGCCCGTCGCGCGTCACAGGACCAAGTCCATCACGGTCTATCGCCAGGGCGACATCAACTATCTCGTCAACGAGGAGCCCGGCACCCACGGCTTCGACTTCGTCGCCGCGCACGGCCCGTGCGCGCCGTCGATGGCGTTTCGCGTCGTCGATGCGAAGGCGGCCTATGACCGCGCGATTTCGCTCGGCGCCGAACCTGCCGATGTGTCCTCCGCGCAGAAGACGCTCGATGTCCCCGCGATCAAGGGCATCGGCGGCAGCCTGCTCTACTTCGTCGATCGCTATGGCGCCAAGGGATCGGCCTATGACAGCGAGTTCGAATGGCTCGGCGTGCGCGATCCCCGTCCCGCCGGCGCCGGCCTGTTCTATCTCGATCACCTCACCCACAACGTCCACCGCGGACGCATGGATGTCTGGACCGGCTTCTACGAGAAGCTCTTCAACTTCCGCCAGATCCGCTTCTTCGACATCGAGGGTCGCGCCTCGGGCCTGTTCTCGCGGGCGCTGACGAGCCCCGACGGCAAGATCCGGATTCCGATCAACGAGGACGCCGGCGATTCCGGCCAGATCGAGGAATATCTGAATATCTATCGCGGCGAAGGCATCCAGCACATCGCCTGCGGCTGCCGCGATATCTACAGCACCATCGAGGGCCTGCGCGAGGCCGGTCTGCCTTTCATGCCGGCGCCGCCCGAGACCTATTTCGAGCGGATCGACGCGCGCCTGCCTGAGCATGGCGAGGACCTCGCGCGCCTGCAGAAGAACGGCATCCTGATCGACGGCGAAGGCGTGGTCGACGGTGGCCAGACCAAGGTGCTGCTGCAGATCTTTTCGGCCAATGCGATCGGCCCCATCTTCTTCGAGTTCATCCAGCGCAAGGGCGACGACGGTTTTGGCGAAGGCAATTTCAAGGCCCTGTTCGAATCGATCGAGGAGGACCAGATCCGGCGCGGGGTGCTGAAGGTGGATGCGGCGTAG
- a CDS encoding CaiB/BaiF CoA-transferase family protein, producing the protein MLDKSAPTSSVRTSGPLAGFRIVEFAGIGPGPFACMMLADMGAEIVTLDRVGARKNMKSVAGRGRKVVELDLKDKTAIAEVLDLLANADALVEGFRPGVMERLGLGPDVVLARNPKLVYGRMTGWGQQGPLANAAGHDINYISITGALAAIGTKEAPVPPLNLVGDFGGGALYLVVGVLAALLEASRSGKGQVVDAAMCDGAASLMSFFFDMATLGRWTEGRDENFLDGGAHFYGVYECACGHFVSIGSIEPQFYALLREHAGLTDADFDAQMDRKAWPALKEKLKMVFKSKTREDWCKIMEGTDICFAPVLTMSEATKHPHMVARNVFVERHGVKQPAPAPRFSRTPSAVREPEAAEIDAVTKAWAER; encoded by the coding sequence GTGCTCGACAAATCAGCCCCCACCTCCTCCGTTCGCACCTCCGGCCCGCTCGCAGGTTTCCGCATCGTCGAATTCGCCGGCATCGGACCCGGCCCATTCGCCTGCATGATGCTGGCCGACATGGGCGCCGAAATCGTCACGCTCGATCGGGTCGGCGCCAGGAAGAACATGAAGTCGGTCGCAGGCCGCGGCCGCAAGGTGGTCGAGCTCGACCTCAAGGACAAGACGGCGATCGCGGAGGTGCTCGATCTGCTTGCGAATGCCGACGCGCTGGTCGAGGGTTTCCGTCCCGGCGTGATGGAGCGGCTCGGCCTCGGGCCTGATGTGGTGCTCGCGCGCAATCCAAAGCTGGTCTACGGCCGCATGACAGGGTGGGGCCAGCAAGGCCCGCTCGCCAATGCCGCCGGCCACGACATCAACTATATCTCCATCACCGGCGCGCTCGCCGCGATCGGCACGAAGGAAGCGCCGGTGCCGCCGCTCAACCTCGTCGGCGATTTCGGCGGCGGCGCGCTCTACCTCGTCGTCGGTGTGCTTGCGGCGCTGCTGGAGGCCTCGCGGTCAGGCAAGGGGCAGGTCGTCGATGCCGCGATGTGCGACGGCGCGGCATCGCTGATGTCGTTCTTCTTCGACATGGCTACGCTCGGCCGCTGGACCGAAGGCCGCGACGAGAACTTCCTCGACGGCGGCGCGCATTTCTACGGCGTCTACGAATGCGCCTGTGGCCATTTCGTCTCGATCGGCTCGATCGAGCCGCAATTCTACGCGCTGCTGCGCGAGCACGCCGGCCTGACCGACGCCGATTTCGACGCGCAGATGGACCGCAAGGCCTGGCCCGCGCTGAAGGAAAAACTGAAGATGGTGTTCAAGAGCAAGACGCGCGAGGACTGGTGCAAGATCATGGAAGGCACCGACATCTGCTTTGCGCCGGTGCTGACCATGTCGGAAGCGACCAAGCATCCGCACATGGTCGCCCGCAACGTCTTCGTCGAGCGCCACGGCGTGAAGCAGCCGGCCCCGGCGCCGCGCTTTTCGCGGACGCCATCGGCGGTGCGCGAGCCGGAAGCAGCGGAGATCGACGCGGTGACGAAGGCGTGGGCGGAGCGTTAG